ATATCTACCTGGTAATAACTGCTTAACTGGTCCAACACTTCGGAAAGCTGTGATGCGTCAAAGGTATACCAGTCGGGCCGATGGACAGTACGGGCGTTCCTGTTGGCAGGACCAGCTTTCACCAATTGCTGCGCAGGCATGCTGTGCCGGACGCTTGCCAGCATCGTGACCTTGTTATAAGTCAGCACATCACCGGGCACCAGTACCACCCTGCTTTTCCAATTGGTATGCAGGGAATCCGCTGCTGCCGCCTGCACCTTGCCTTCATGCAACATTACCGTTATCACATCACTCTCAGCAAAGGCCTGTACGGTGAACGAAGTGCCCAGCACGGTAGTAGCCAGCTGGTCTGCATATACCACAAATGGCCTGCTCTTATCTCCGGCCACCTTAAACAACGCTTCGCCTGAGAGCTGCACTATCCGTTCCTTTTGCGAAAGAAAACGTTCATAAAACCGGATGCTGCTGTTGGGCGACAACAACACTTCAGAGTTGTCAGCCAGCAGGATGCTCACTGGTTTATCAGCGGTATTTTTTCTTTCCGTCATCCGTTCAGTGGCTGCAGCAGCCGTTTCGTGTGTAGCCTTCAACGGTGTTGAAGCGGGCCGGAACAGCCACAGCAGTCCCACCGCCAGCCCGGCCGATGCCGCAGCGGCCAGCCAGATGACCGGTGTTTTCCGCTTTTCCCTCAAAGTGTTGCTGCTGACCGCTTTGAACATCTTTTCAGAAAGTGCCGGATCTACCTCTGCATTTGCCATAAAGCCGTCCCAGTCTTCCTCGGTCATGTACTTGTTCCACTCTTCGGGACTATTACGAAAATATTCCAGCACCCGCCTCCGCTCATCGTCGCTGCATTCGTTCCTGAAATATCGGTCAATTAGTTCCCTTGGTATCATTTTCGGCTTGGATAATGAGGTGCCTTCATTCATATATCGTTTGAAAAAAGGGCATCCCCTAATGAGAAGATAAAAATTTTTTTTAGCGCAGGAACAAGAGGACCAACAGCATCAGCGATTTTCTTAAATGCTTGATAGCAAGCGCCATATGATTTTCCACCGTTTTAACAGACAAGGACAGTAATGCTGCAATCTCTTTATAGGATTTAAATTCGTAGCGGCTAAGCTCAAACACCCTTCTCCTGACAGGCGGCATGTTGCCCACAGCGTGTTTTATGCGCTGCTGCAGCTCCTTCACTTCCACCGTGTCATTACCATACCAGGCTTCGTTTTCCGCTGGTTTCTCCAGCTTCAGCACCCTTTCCCTGACAGCATCCTTCCTGAACAGGTCAATACAGGTAGCGCGGGCCATGTGGAACAACAGCTTTCCTACCTGGTCCGATTCGTTTAGCTGTTCCCGGTAGTTCCATAATTTGATGAATGTGATCTGGGTGGTTTCCTCAGCGATATATTGGGAATTCGTTTTGGACAGGACATATAGATATACCTTCCGGTGATATTCATTGAACAGTTCTCTGAAAACGGAAGTATTTCCTTCTTTCAATGCTTTGATCGTATGAAACGTGGACATGATCTAAATATAGGAAATCACTATTTCCTATCTAAAATACAAAAAAAGGGATGGGAAGCGGTAATATTTTTTATCTAAAAAAAGAGCGCCGGAAGCAGTATGATGAATTATACTGCTTTCGGCGCTTGTGTTGCCATTCCTTCGGTTTAATACCCAATGGTAAAACGTCTTTGTACAAACTGCGGCAATTCTGCCTCATCTATCAGTGCAATGGCACAATCTTCGAAAGATATGCGGCTTTTGCCGTCGGCATCCCGCACAGGCTGATCGCCACCTAATCTGAATCTGCCGGTACGCTCACCAGGGTAGATGTTTTCAGCAGGACTAAGATATGTCCAGCGCCGGTTGGAAAGACGGTAGGTATTTAATGCGTCCCGGTGGCCACGAACCGCCAATGCATATTCCCGCGGGAGCCCCAGTTCTTCCAATGTGGCATGCAATTCTTCCGTAGTATCCGCCAGTGTACGACCCGGCTCGATTTCCAGGCTGCCGGCGCCACCTACCACGATCAGGCGCAATGCAGGATATTGCGCCATCGCCTTCAGCAGATTTCCGGCCACCGTAGCATATACCGTCGGGGTCTGAACAGACTGCCGGACCGTATCAGCCATGTCTTTGGAGGCATTGCCGGGTTGATATAAACTGATCAATACATCGAGTCCTTCCATAGCGGCGGCAATACTGTTGAGATCAAAGACGTCGGCCTCTTTCCAGCTGACATTTTTTCTTTCTTCTGAGATCAATGAAATGTTGCGGGTAAATGCAGTTACATGATGCCCTCTGTTTAATGCCTCGATCAACGTGCGTTGACCGATATTGCCTGTTGCTCCGATAATTCCAATATTCATAATTAATCTCTTTTTTTGTTTGCACCAAAGGTGGATAATTAGCACCACTCTGCATTTGCCACTTTAGCCAATAACTATGCAAAAATGGACAAATCATTTTTAAGACTTATCATTGTTGAATATTTGCGGATATGAAAAAGACCAAACATGTCGTCATTTATCTGCCGCCGGATTTTTATTCGGCCATTGCTTCTTCTATTATAGAAATGCTGCTGGCGATCAATGAAATAAAAGGGGAAGAAATTTTTTCCGTGGAATTTGTATCGCGGCAGTCCCGTCCGGTGTCCCGCTCCGGTATCACCTTTCACGCCCGTACAAAACCTTCCCGGAAGATGGACGTGCTGATATTGCTGGCAGGCATCTCGCTGGACACGACACTTCTTGCCGGTATCCTTAGGCGGGAAAGCAAATTTACCGGGCCACTGTTACAACAGGCTGTAGCTCAGCAAGCCATCATAGCAGGCACCTGTGGGGCAGGACTACTATTGGCACATCTGCATATATTAAATGGCAAACGGGCCACTGTAGCCTGGTGGGTCAAACATGAAGCGCAGCGTCTTTTTCCGGAAGTGCATTGGGAACCCTCCCGCATGGTAGTACGCCAGGGGCGCATCTATACGTCAGGCGCGGTATATGGCGGCATGGACCTCCTATCTGCCGTACTGATTGATCTTGGCTTCGCCGAAGAAGAGAGGCAAGTGAGGAAAATCATGGCTATGCCCGCAGTACGACAGTTTCAGACACCCTATGAAATGCAGCCTTCAGAACTACAGCAGCACCCATTCGAAAAAAAGCTGGACGACATTGCTGCAGAAACAGGACTGGACACCTTAACGGGAAAAATGATCGCACGAAAACTGACTGTATCCTACAGGACCCTATCCCGGAAATTCGCAGATGAATTAAGGCTTTCCCCCGCGAAATGGTTGCAACAGAAACGCCTGGACGCCGCCAAAGCCTTGCTGGAAACAACAACACTAAACATCAGCGAGATATGCTACCAGGTAGGTTATCAGGACCTTGCCTCCTTTTCACGGCTTTTTGTCAGGACAACAGGCATGACGCCCGGAGAATTCCGGCGACAGGTGACCCGGTGAGGTAATATTCTTTGATTGCCGGCAACAAACACCAGGTATCAAGGTACTATTAACTCGTGTATACGGAGGTTGCTTACCTCCTGGTCTGTATGGATGTATTCTCCCTGTTCATGGACATCTTGTCCGTTTACGGCAACGTTCTTAAAGCGGATGGGCAACCCTAAAGCCGTCCAGAAATATTTCCTGTCCTGAAGGTGGTAATGGATATGCGGCATGGTGGAGTGACCGCTGTTACCACATGCCCCCAGAAGCTGGCCCTGTTTTACCTTGTCTCCTTTCTTCACGACAATACTTCCTTTCCTGAAATGCGCGATAAAGCTATATTCATTCTTTTGATGCTCGATCACCAGATAATTTCCTCTAAAATCCTTTGTCTTCCAATCCACAGAAAGGTCGCCAACATGGGTATAATCCCGGACATTATTTTTCATACTGACAATAGTTCCATCCGCCGGCGCAATTATCTCCTGATCAAAACAATAATAGTCCTCCAACCGGTTCCCTGTTCCGCTGTTAGGCCGATGATGATCATCTATCATAAAAAAGTCATAGGCATACCGCTGCGTGAACAGTCCCCAGGAGTGGGATGTTTCAGGTGTTACCCCGCCGCGCCCAACTTTCCATGTACCTTTAAAAGGAAGTATGTAGTTGGTTTTACTATGGAAAGTTGCAGGAGATGGTAACCTGAAGGAATGGAAAACCAGTATGTATAACTGTCCCAACAATTGTTTTACTGTCTGTGCCAGGGCATATGGATTTAAAAGGCTCAGATAGATGGTTACGTAATAACGGCTCATATCGATGGAGGCGTCCTGCCGGTCTGTTGTTTGCTCTGATTTTTTCTTCTTGTTGATGATTTTTTCAATCATCTCCAGTATAATGGCTACCAGATAGAACGGTGCAAAAAGGAGAAAACGCTTGTACCAAAAACCGATCACTCCCAGAGCACCGATAAACTTACATGCTACAATAATTCTTTTCATAGTAGGTTGGCAAATTCGAGGTTATGTCCTGAAGGTAAGTAACCGGACCGAATATATGACAACCGGTTAAATTTTATTATCTTTACCAGATACCTTAATATACTATGCAACATCGTTTTTCTACCAGTACGCCTCCGCCGGTAGCCTGAGGGCTGAACAACCGGATTCTACACTACCTTCCCGTTTGCTACGGGAGAGGATTTCATATGCTTTAATGTCAGTATTCAGGATTGTTTAGCCTCAACTTAGCTTGTGGTTATCATTTGTTTTATTCAGACAATCTTGAAATGAAAAATTTTAAATATTCGTTCATGGTCCTTTTAGGCGGGGTCATGTACGGAACGATGTCTTCGTTCGTAAAGCTGTCCTATGCGTCGGGCTATCATGCCGCGGAAATATCCTTCTCCCAGGCCTTCCTGTCGGCCATGCTGCTGGGCCTGACGCTGTTATTGACCACTGGTAAAACCAGCCTCCAAAGGCTGTCCGCCAAAGAGCTGGTGACGCTAATGCTGGTAGGCGGCGCCATCGGGCTCACAAATTTTCTGTATTACCAGTCCGTAAGTTATATCTCCGCTTCACTGGCCATTGTGATACTGATGCAGTTCACATGGTTCAGTTTATTGCTGGAATGGCTTATTTTCCGGCAGCGGCCGGGCCGACCGGAGCTGGTAACGGTCCTGTTTATCCTGGTGGGAACGGTCATGGCAGGGAATCTGCTGCAGACTGACACCTTGTACTTCTCCTGGCAGGGCATGGTATTGGCACTGGCATCATCTTTTACATATGCGGTGTATATTGTGGCCAACAGCCGGGTAGGCAAAGGCGTGAGGTGGCAATCGAAAAGCACGCTTATCATGGCAGGTTCCGCCCTGACTATTTTTATCATCAATGTGCAGCCCATCATATCAGACAATCATTTCGGATATACGTTTATGTTATGGGCCATATTTTTGGCCGTGGTAGGCACCACTATTCCGACGGCACTGTTTGCCGCCGGCATCCCCAAAACAGGGGCCGGCACCAGCGCCATCCTGATGGCCGTAGAATTTCCGGTTGCCGTTTTATGTGCCTATCTTGTTCTGCATGAAGCTATCAGCCCGGTGCAGATAGCAGGTATCATCATCATGCTGGCCGCTATATCGGTCATGAATTACTATAAATCGTCAAAAACAAAAAAAGAAAACTGAACCATGTTTTATATCAGTGAAGTAAAACATACACCACCTGTGGTATTTAAGACCGCCCTACAGGAGATGGTGTATACCCTGTTGCAGGAAAAGCAGGTGCCATTTGAACGGGTAGACAATGATGACGCCATTACCATGGAAGACTGTATCCTCATCGACCGCCAGCTGAATATGAAAACGGTAAAAACGCTGTTTCTGTGCAACCGGCAGCAGACAAATTTCTACCTGTTCGTCACCACGGCCGGCAAACCTTTTGTCACCAAAGACCTGAGCCGGGTATTAGGCATATCCAGGGTGTCATTCGCCCCGGTAGAATTACTGGGCACCATGCTGGGCACCACCATAGGGGCCACCACTATCTTCGGCCTGCTGCTGGACAAAGAACACGCCGTACAGGTAGTTATTGACAAAGACGTGCTGTTGGAAGAATGGTATGGCTGCAGCGATGGTACCACCACCAGCTACATGAAGATCAGCAGAGACTGGATCATGCATGATTTCCTGGCTTATACCGGGCATTCACCGAAAGTGATAGAAATATAAACGAGTATGCAAAAGGTTGTAAGGTAACACTTACAACCTTTTGTTATTTATAAAATATGAACATGCTGCCTGCTGTTTTGCCCAGGATTTTATCATGAATACTTTTATTGATGATCTTATCTAGCCGAATACCATAACTCAGAAACATCCTACTGATATATGCCGGCGATCTGTAAGAAGTAGTATACACGTACAGCCGGTGGTTGTCCTGCCGAAGCTGTTTCATCAGCCTGACAGTGCCTGCCCTGATGCATTCGCGGCTGATAAGCCGCTGCCATATTGATTTACGTTCTACCGGAAACTGTTTCATTCCGGGTATTAAAGTATCATCAAGGTCGAAGGAAATAATCACAGGTATCGCTATTATGCTGGAAACGCAATATACAACAACGATCACAAACAGGAGAATGTTCTACACGGGCAGACTAACGTGCACGAATATATCGATAATCTCCTCAATCCGGGCCCGCCGGGCTTATACCTTCTCCCCTTCCACAATGCTCACTTCTGTGATATCGAGGTCAATGACACGTGTAAGCCGCAGACCGGACCGGCGGAACAGTTCATCAAATTCCGCTGCCGTTCTTTCTTTTCCGCCCGTTACCACCAGCATGTTCACATCCATAAACTTTGCTCCGTGATACGAGTTGCCTTCAGGAATAACACCGTCCACGATCAGGATTTTGCTTTCCGGTTTCATAGCTTTGCTGACAACGCTGAGGATGCGCACGGAATCTTCGTCATCCCAGTCATGAATGATCATCTTTAAAAGGTAGGCATCCGCACCGGCAGGCACCTGTTCAAAGAAATTACCGCTGACAGCGGAGCTACGCTGACGGAGCTCCGGATCAGCAGACAGCAATGCGGCTGTTTGCTCCACTACGTAAGGCACGTCGAATACGATACCAGACGCTCCTGGTGTCTTTCTGAGAATAGCGGTCAACAGAGAGCCATTGCTGCCACCCACATCGATGATCGTTTTAAAAGAAGAAAAATCATATTTATCCAGGATGGCGGGACTCAGAAAGCTGGTCAAGGCAGTCATAGCTTTCATGAAGTTTTGTCCCTCACCGGCATTTTTCTTATAAAATTCCCAGAGGTTTTCTCCGTAGTATTCATCAAAAGCAGTTTTCCCGGACCTGACACTATCTATCAGATTGCCCCATGGGGTGTAAAACTCTCCCATTTCCGCCAGCAGGAATGCTTTCATGCTGCCTTTAATATCACCGATCAACGCCAGGGAATCAGGGGTGTTCACAAATACGCCTGGTGACTGTTCTTCAAAGACCCCGTTGGCGGCCAGCAGTTTCAACATACGATGAAGTGAAGGCGCATGTGTGTTTGTTTCAGCCGCCAGCGCAGCGATGTCTAAAGGGCCGGCAGAAAGTATCTCCGCTATGTCCAGCCGGGCGGCCGTATATACACAACAGGAAACCCAGTGATTGGTAATGTGGCGGAGGATATTGCCGGTATGTTCAGCAGAGGCTTGTAAGCCGGATAAGTTAACGCGCATAGGATAGATTTTTTTTAAAAATAACGTGTATCTAAATTTAATATGATTCCCTGTCGCTCTCACCGCAGTGGCAGTCTTTATTTTGAGACGATATAGATCTATAACCCATCACCAACAATCTTATGAAGAAATCCCACTGGGCAGAGCCCTACAAAATCAAAATGATAGAGCCGCTTCGAAAAACCACCCGTGAAGAACGCAAAAAACTGATTGAAGAGGCCGGCTTTAACCCATTCCAGTTAAAGTCGGAAGACGTATACATCGATCTGCTGACAGACAGCGGCACCAGCGCTATGAGCGACCGTCAATGGGCAGGCATGATGATGGGTGATGAAGCGTATTCCGGCAGCCGCAATTTCTATCACCTGGAAGCGGTGGTACAGGAATATTACGGATACAAGTATGTAGTGCCCACCCACCAGGGCAGAGGCGCAGAACACCTGATTTCCCGCCTGCTGATACGGCCAGGCATGTACGTTCCCGGCAATATGTACTTCACCACTACCCGGCTGCACCAGGAACTGGCAGGCGGCAATTTCACGGATGTTATCACAGACGAAGCCCATGACCCCGATTCAGATTTTCCCTTCAAGGGAAATATAGACCTGCGGAAGCTGGAAGCAATCATCAACGAAGCAGGAGCGGCCAATATCGCCTATCTCAGTTTAGCCACCACCGTGAACATGGCCGGCGGCCAACCGATATCGCTGGAAAATATGAAACAGGTGCGGAAGCTTACCCAACAGCATGGTATCCGCATCATCCACGATATGGCGCGCGTAGCGGAGAACGCCTTTATGATACAGCAACACGAGCCCGGTTATGCAGACAGGACAGTGGCCTCTATTGTGAAAGAAATCTGTTCCCTGACAGACGGTGCCGTGATGAGCGGAAAAAAGGACGCGCTGGTGAATATCGGCGGGTTCCTGGCATTGAATGACGAAGGCCTGTATGAGGAAGCCAAAAACCTGGTGATCGTATACGAAGGCATGCATACCTATGGCGGCCTCGCTGGCCGCGACATGGAAGCCATGGCCATCGGCATTACAGAATCGGTAGGCGAAGCCCATATTGCCGCCCGCGTGTACCAGGTACATTACCTGGGCAACCTGCTGAAAGAAGCCGGTATTCCTGTACTGAACCCTATCGGCACACACGGCGTATTTCTCAACGCACGCGCTTTTCTGCCACACCTGCCGCAAACCAGTTTCCCCGCGCAGGCATTGACAGTAGCACTGTACGAAGCGGGCGGGGTGCGCACCGTGGAAAGAGGCATCGTTTCCGCCGGCCGCGACAAAGAAACCGGCGACCACCACTACCCATCGCTGGAACTGGTGCGCCTGGCCATCCCCAGAAGAGTATATACCCTCTCCCATATGGACGTGGTAGCCGATGCGATCATAGAAGCCTATGAAAACAGGTACGACATACCAGGCCTCGAATTCACCATGGAGCCTAAATACCTTCGGTTTTTCCAGGCACGGTTCAGGCAACTGTCGCCGGAACCGGCCGGAACCGCACATTAATCAATATCCCATCATCTTTATACCTGGCAGCCCTTTCCCCGGAAAGGGCTTTCTCTTTAAAAAGATGAACAAAAAGAAGAGGCATATTGGCTTCATAGTGCATCCCATGTGATAAAATTGTAAGTTGCAGGGTGATGACCGATTTTTCTTCCTTACTACAGCTCGACCGGGAAGTGCTGACCATGCTGGTCAGTGCTTACAGCAGTTACGCCATCTACCTCGATGAAGGGCAGTCCGACGACTTCCCAACCATCGCAGGCAGTTACATGAAAGCTGCCGGCTACGTCATGTTCTATGATCAGGCTGCCGCCAGGAAATGGTTCTCCCGGGCGAGGGAGTATTTTACCCGCGCGGCAGATACCTACAGCATCATCGCCGCTATTTGTTGTTATCAGTCCCCCGATATGGAACCAGGTCCGGACCTTCCATTTTACCAGCTATTGTGCAGTTATTTTAAAGATGCGCCTGCCGATATTACCGCCTACCAGGAGCCGGTGGGACGATTACAGATTCCTATCCGTCTTTATATAGAAGCCTTCGAAGCCACCGAAGAAGCCACCCAGGCAGCAGACCTGCCAGCCGCCTGGAAACCATTGCTCACACGCATGCATACACGTCCGCGGTTGCTCAGTAAAGACACACGGCGCTGGCGCAGCCTCGAAGGTACTATCAACCCGATAGAACCGGAGACTATTGCCACTTGCGTCACCTTGCTGACGGTAGCGCTGCGGCAGGGTATTACGCTGGAAAGTATTGAGGAGATAATGACGCAGCAGAAAGATGTGGCGTTTATTGCGGTGAAGATAGCGTTGTTATTAAACGCCGATCCCACTCCACCTCCACATACCGGCTGCAATCCTGCTTAAGTTCTTCATAACGGTCCAGCAGCAACGCAGCCCCGCCGCGGCTTACATGCCGCTTTACCAACTCATGAATAAAGCCTACTGCTTCCGGACCTACGGCCCGCATATCATAAACAATATAACGATAACGGTGCAGCGCAGCACATAGCGTTAACAGGCGTTTAGGGCCGCCCATTAACCTATCCATTTGGGTATGGCGGTCAATATTACCTTGTTGCTCACAAACATCACAATACTCATAGATGATGCCGGCGTATTCGCTGGCGGGACCTATATTCTTTTTCACGTATTCTCCAACAGACACGGGGTTAAAACGCCGGCGGAACCACGACTGCCGGAAATGCGGCACGTATGTGAGAGGATGACGTACGTTCACCTCTGTACATTTCGTTTTACCGGTAACGATATCCACAACAGGGTTCTGGACGGCCATAGCGTTTACCGGGTCCTTCAGGTTTAGCACCACCAACTCTCTTTCCTGTAATACGAACGGCGGAATAAACCATTCCGCTGTGCGGAAGCCTTTGTTGTCAAGTAGCAGTTGGCTTGCCATAGGTTACAGTATCCTCTTTACCCTTCTCACAAAAGTATAATCACCGGTAATCTCTTCGGCATAATTCATATCATCATCAAAAATACCCGGGTCACGGAAATACGTGCCTACGCTGAGATATCCGAGGTCTAAGCCACCGCCGCCACAGAGGTTACAACCGCCGTCGCCACCTTTGAGGAACCACTCGCTGTCCATCATCACTTCATAATGATAAGGGTTGTTGGCGATCACCAGCCCAAAATGATTAGGACTTTCCAGGTAATTTTCTTCGTCGTTTCCTTCGCGTTTGAAATAGAGATAGTTTTTATCGTAGTCCATGGAATCGCCCCACGGGTATATACTGCGGGAACCGCCTCCACAAAGGTATTCCCACTCGTCTTCGGTAGGAAGCCTGAAACCCGTGTCTTGTATTTCCTTTGTCAGTGTCTCCCTGGAAACGCCCTCGTACAGCCATGCCTGGATATGATCACCGTCTTTTACCAGCCGGAAAGTATCATTCACGGTATAACTCCAGTGCTCGCGGGGAGAGGCTTTTACTTCGGCAAAAGTTTTCTCAAAATATTCGTCGGAGGTGAGGCGTTCATCTGTTAATTCCACAGGGAAATATCCGGTGGCACGGTAGGCCCGTTCCACGATCATAGGGCTGACAGTAACGGTGCGTACGGGCGACAGCCGCTCACGGATGTAGTTATCCATCTCCCCGATATCATTATTAAACAGGGCGGCCATATGCTCCCGGTTTTCTGTGGCTATGTTCCAGGAATCGAGGCCCAGTGTTACGGTATCACCGGGCACAAAAACAAATTCTGCCCCGTCATGGTCCAGCACAGCGGTAAAAGTACGCTGAGCGAATTTTTCAAATGTCTCAAAACGTTTGATGGTAAACTCCGGAAACCGGGTCTGTATCAACTGTTGTAAAATGGCTTCTGCTTCCGGGCGGGACAATGCATTCCACGCCTGACGGTCATATATTTGGGTTACGCTCATGAAATATCAGGATAATTTCCGGCGACTAATTTAACCAAACTTTCATGATTTCAGTAACGAGGCATAATGTAATGTCTGGAGACGGCCATTTCCCACGACATTGAATTCCACTTTCTGCTGCGTGTTATCTTTTCCTTTGAGCGTAAGGGTAATTTTGTTATCTCCTTTTTTCAGGGGGATGCGCGAATAATAAATCGAATGTGGCAGGCTTTGCCAGTTTCGGGTGTCGGCCTTTTCGGCTAATGTGGAAAGGAGATTAAACAGTTCTCCGGCTACTTCGTCATTTTTCCGGATCTCATATTCTGCCAGTTTTTTGATGGCCAGCCGTGTGAGTGCCAATCCCATTTCCTTCAGGAACCGTTCCTGCAGGGTGCGAAAGGCCAGCTGGTTCACATCTTCCACTTTCTCCAACGTAGTGGAGAAGGTACTGTCGCGCTGAATATCGGCGGTGGTGTAATACAATGGTTGTTCCACATAGCTGGGGAAGGCCACCCGAAAGGCTTCCAGGTGTCGCCGCAGGCGGTGGCAGGAGTCCTGTGGGAAAAGGTTGAAATCGAAAGGGATGAAAATCTGGGTGTTGGGGTCGGTAAAAACAAAGTTGCCTGGTCCTCTTTCGGTGAGGGTAAAGAAAAAATTGCTTTCCGCTTTTACCGGCGCCAGTCCGTTTTCCCAGATCACCAGCACTGCGCCGCCATCGTTGTCGGCTGTACGCTGGTACACACGACCAAATTGTTGTTCATAATATTGTACTTCCTGTTGAAAGCCCAGCTGATCGGCGGTACGCAGCAGGTCTACCTGCAACTGTGCGGGCAGGTCCACGCCATAATAGCGGTGATCAGGCGCTTTCAGGAAAATATCAGCTGCATTGCGGTAGGAGATAAAAGCATTATTGATATCGCCGGCGCTTTCATATACGATGCCCTGCACAATCAATGAAAAAGCGTCGTTGCTGTATTTTTTATCGTTATTTTTTTTCCGGTCGTTGAGGGCATAGGTGCCGAGTGATATCCGGCGGGCTTCTACCTCAGCGTCTTCCAGCTGGTGTAGCTT
The Chitinophaga varians genome window above contains:
- a CDS encoding SUMF1/EgtB/PvdO family nonheme iron enzyme encodes the protein MSVTQIYDRQAWNALSRPEAEAILQQLIQTRFPEFTIKRFETFEKFAQRTFTAVLDHDGAEFVFVPGDTVTLGLDSWNIATENREHMAALFNNDIGEMDNYIRERLSPVRTVTVSPMIVERAYRATGYFPVELTDERLTSDEYFEKTFAEVKASPREHWSYTVNDTFRLVKDGDHIQAWLYEGVSRETLTKEIQDTGFRLPTEDEWEYLCGGGSRSIYPWGDSMDYDKNYLYFKREGNDEENYLESPNHFGLVIANNPYHYEVMMDSEWFLKGGDGGCNLCGGGGLDLGYLSVGTYFRDPGIFDDDMNYAEEITGDYTFVRRVKRIL
- a CDS encoding COG3014 family protein — translated: MCISVRQWKRWLPLALAVPFFFSCRTYNHAVAPYYQAVSEGRFGEASTELDKARFFRYGRNKLLFNMEKGKTAFLQGRYHESNLYFNAADSILSGHRGSRVLDQTLGLVINPAMQIYQGEDFERLLIHYYKSINYLKLHQLEDAEVEARRISLGTYALNDRKKNNDKKYSNDAFSLIVQGIVYESAGDINNAFISYRNAADIFLKAPDHRYYGVDLPAQLQVDLLRTADQLGFQQEVQYYEQQFGRVYQRTADNDGGAVLVIWENGLAPVKAESNFFFTLTERGPGNFVFTDPNTQIFIPFDFNLFPQDSCHRLRRHLEAFRVAFPSYVEQPLYYTTADIQRDSTFSTTLEKVEDVNQLAFRTLQERFLKEMGLALTRLAIKKLAEYEIRKNDEVAGELFNLLSTLAEKADTRNWQSLPHSIYYSRIPLKKGDNKITLTLKGKDNTQQKVEFNVVGNGRLQTLHYASLLKS